A window of Candidatus Beckwithbacteria bacterium contains these coding sequences:
- the secE gene encoding preprotein translocase subunit SecE has protein sequence MSEITFSTPDFGSNPAQYLRDVRAELKKVIWPTREQVIRATILVFIVSVAVGAFLGGLDYLFTQLFTFLVK, from the coding sequence ATGAGTGAAATAACCTTTAGTACACCAGATTTTGGCTCAAATCCAGCCCAGTACTTACGTGATGTTCGAGCGGAACTTAAAAAAGTAATTTGGCCAACTCGTGAACAAGTCATTCGCGCTACGATTTTAGTTTTTATTGTAAGCGTAGCAGTTGGAGCTTTTCTAGGAGGACTTGATTACCTTTTTACACAATTATTTACTTTTTTAGTCAAATAA
- a CDS encoding DNA alkylation repair protein, translating to MSLTQLQSDFFKLKNPAKAEIFQRFFKTGPGEYGEGDVFLGLTVPQQRQLVKKHKDLDFLALQKLLQNKIHEYRLVALLILVEQFGKADENKQRQVFNFYLKNTSHINNWDLVDLSAPKIIGAYLLSKKPERKTLYQLAKSSNLWEKRIAILATYTFIKNGELEDTLKISEILLKDKHDLIHKAVGWMLRELGKIDQNLEEQFLQKYGKQIPRTMLRYAIEKFEESKRQYYLKL from the coding sequence ATGAGCTTAACTCAACTCCAATCAGATTTTTTTAAACTTAAAAATCCTGCCAAAGCCGAAATTTTCCAGCGTTTTTTCAAAACCGGTCCAGGTGAGTATGGTGAAGGCGATGTTTTTTTAGGTCTTACAGTCCCCCAACAACGACAGTTGGTTAAAAAACATAAAGATCTGGATTTTTTGGCTTTACAGAAATTATTGCAAAACAAGATTCATGAATATCGTTTAGTCGCTCTGCTTATTTTGGTTGAGCAATTTGGCAAAGCCGATGAAAACAAACAAAGGCAAGTTTTTAATTTCTACCTCAAAAACACTAGCCATATTAACAATTGGGATTTGGTTGATTTATCAGCTCCTAAAATTATCGGCGCTTATCTGCTTAGCAAGAAACCTGAACGAAAAACTTTATATCAATTAGCTAAGTCGAGTAACTTATGGGAAAAGCGGATCGCGATTTTAGCAACCTATACATTTATTAAAAATGGTGAATTAGAAGACACGCTTAAAATTTCAGAAATTTTATTAAAAGATAAACATGACTTGATCCACAAAGCCGTTGGCTGGATGTTGCGTGAACTAGGTAAAATCGATCAAAATTTGGAGGAGCAATTTTTACAAAAATATGGTAAGCAAATACCTCGGACCATGCTTCGTTATGCTATAGAAAAATTTGAGGAAAGCAAAAGACAATATTATTTAAAGTTGTAA
- a CDS encoding UTP--glucose-1-phosphate uridylyltransferase, translating to MKKVTKAVIPAAGFGTRFLPQTKAMPKEMLPVVDKPVIQYVVEELVDAGITDIVMVTGYHKRTIEDHFDTPSMDLVENLKMGGEKKKPLLDAVEAISNMANFIYVRQKGPYGNGTPLMNVRHIIGNEPFIYAFSDDFIVASPSRVRQMLDVYKEYNCSVLASIRITEDEDYNRYGIAGGQEIKPGLIDVAEIIEKPGKDKAPSDLANVSSYLFTPDIFEYLDEVMKSLQSGQEFYYNDALKLMLRDKKRILAAEIKDGKYYDTGNKLEYLKTVVEFAIKHPDINGEFRAYLKGLDL from the coding sequence ATGAAAAAAGTTACAAAGGCTGTTATTCCGGCTGCTGGATTTGGAACTAGGTTTTTACCCCAAACCAAAGCCATGCCTAAAGAAATGTTGCCAGTGGTTGATAAGCCAGTTATCCAATATGTAGTCGAGGAATTAGTCGATGCTGGAATTACTGATATTGTTATGGTAACCGGATACCACAAGCGGACCATTGAAGATCATTTTGATACCCCAAGCATGGATTTGGTGGAAAATCTAAAGATGGGTGGAGAAAAGAAAAAACCCCTACTTGATGCAGTTGAAGCTATTTCCAATATGGCCAACTTTATTTACGTTCGTCAAAAAGGACCATATGGTAATGGTACGCCTCTTATGAATGTCCGCCATATTATTGGTAATGAGCCTTTTATCTATGCTTTTTCTGATGACTTTATTGTGGCTAGTCCTTCCAGAGTAAGACAAATGCTTGATGTTTACAAAGAATATAATTGCTCAGTTTTAGCCAGTATTAGAATCACAGAAGATGAAGACTATAATCGGTATGGAATTGCTGGCGGTCAGGAAATTAAACCAGGTCTTATTGATGTAGCTGAAATTATTGAAAAACCTGGTAAAGATAAAGCTCCTTCAGATTTAGCCAATGTATCCAGCTACCTTTTTACCCCAGACATTTTTGAATATTTGGATGAAGTAATGAAAAGCTTGCAATCTGGTCAGGAATTTTACTATAACGATGCTTTAAAGCTAATGTTGCGAGATAAAAAACGGATTTTGGCAGCTGAGATCAAAGATGGTAAATATTACGATACCGGTAATAAGTTAGAATATCTGAAAACCGTAGTTGAGTTTGCTATCAAACATCCAGATATCAATGGAGAATTTAGAGCATACTTGAAGGGGTTGGATTTATAA
- a CDS encoding NUDIX hydrolase produces the protein MIDIKRPQSRQTIPLHAKQVFKGIIFEAWQWQQPMFDGPAQTFEKLKRSDTINVIPVTPQGKIVLGRQSQPGVGQFVGVFGGRIDDGEKPEQTARRELLEETGMEAAKLILWDSGQLYEKIDWAYYTFIAKDCQKVQDPHLDAGEKIETFEVSFDQFVELAAQENFRDTEISLKLFRLSQNQAKFGAFKILVLL, from the coding sequence ATGATCGATATCAAACGTCCCCAATCTCGCCAAACTATTCCCCTTCATGCTAAACAAGTTTTCAAAGGTATTATTTTTGAAGCTTGGCAATGGCAGCAACCGATGTTTGATGGTCCAGCTCAAACGTTTGAAAAGCTCAAACGCTCTGATACCATCAATGTTATTCCTGTTACTCCACAAGGCAAAATCGTTTTAGGCCGGCAAAGTCAACCCGGTGTTGGTCAGTTTGTGGGAGTTTTTGGTGGCAGAATTGATGATGGTGAAAAGCCAGAACAAACTGCTCGCAGGGAGCTTCTAGAGGAAACAGGTATGGAAGCAGCTAAACTGATTTTATGGGACAGTGGTCAACTTTATGAAAAAATTGATTGGGCTTATTACACTTTTATTGCCAAAGACTGTCAGAAGGTCCAAGATCCTCACTTGGATGCTGGAGAAAAAATTGAAACGTTTGAAGTCAGTTTTGACCAATTTGTTGAGTTGGCAGCTCAGGAAAATTTCCGTGACACTGAGATCAGTTTAAAACTTTTTAGACTCAGTCAAAATCAAGCTAAGTTTGGGGCTTTTAAAATTTTGGTTTTGTTGTGA
- a CDS encoding NfeD family protein — MDYMLIFQSMILLGIGAVALELFVGIQTGFDLVLLGSILLLGGVTGILTGSLPLALIISSILAVAYIAYGRKAIRQKVLVVTHHTNIDKLIGKKGIVIRSITPDTAGMVRVDDEDWRATASQTLFEKDKIQVEAIEGVSLVVAKITK; from the coding sequence ATGGATTATATGCTAATTTTTCAATCAATGATTTTATTAGGTATTGGAGCAGTGGCTCTAGAGCTCTTTGTTGGGATTCAAACTGGTTTTGATCTAGTATTGCTGGGTAGTATTTTGCTCCTTGGTGGCGTGACTGGAATTTTGACTGGCAGTTTACCTTTGGCTCTTATTATTTCCTCAATCCTGGCTGTTGCTTATATTGCCTATGGTCGCAAGGCTATCCGCCAAAAAGTTCTGGTTGTGACCCATCATACTAATATTGATAAGTTAATTGGTAAAAAAGGGATTGTGATCCGCTCAATTACCCCTGATACAGCCGGTATGGTCCGAGTTGATGATGAAGATTGGCGGGCTACAGCTTCCCAAACCCTCTTTGAAAAAGACAAAATTCAAGTTGAAGCTATTGAGGGTGTCAGCTTGGTTGTTGCAAAAATTACTAAATAA
- a CDS encoding DMT family transporter, which yields MNKRNQAYLYLVFASAIWGIALPLIKKGYEQTTPMQFLFFRYLFAVLVSLPILIILWPKIKIKAKHIPELIGIGLLANFISHILMYIGLDKTSTVETSLLGSLTPILIVLGGAFFLREKITKNEKIGIIIVFLGSLLVVLEPLFLNGQGLSFDHTLGNTMILANCFTWGGAMLWMKKVAHKYHPLGITLISFIPTTVAYLITLLIMDPKLVNLDIFSQPIALSAALFQGILGSVLALFLYQYAQREVEASEATLFHYLVPLFSIPLAIIWLHEMPSTLFIIGGLIIIIGIVIAEKRWKGKSH from the coding sequence ATGAATAAACGCAATCAAGCCTATCTTTATCTAGTTTTTGCCTCAGCTATATGGGGGATAGCTTTACCGCTAATTAAAAAAGGCTATGAACAAACCACCCCAATGCAGTTTTTGTTTTTTCGCTATCTATTTGCTGTTTTGGTTAGTTTGCCAATTTTGATTATTTTGTGGCCGAAGATAAAAATTAAAGCTAAACATATTCCAGAACTGATAGGGATTGGTTTGCTAGCCAATTTTATTTCTCACATCCTTATGTATATTGGCCTTGATAAAACTAGCACGGTTGAAACTTCATTATTAGGCTCACTTACCCCTATACTAATTGTTTTAGGTGGAGCTTTTTTCCTAAGAGAAAAAATTACTAAAAATGAAAAAATCGGTATTATTATAGTTTTTTTAGGATCACTACTAGTAGTGTTGGAACCACTTTTCTTAAATGGCCAGGGTTTAAGTTTTGATCACACTTTGGGTAATACGATGATTTTAGCTAACTGTTTTACCTGGGGTGGGGCGATGCTTTGGATGAAAAAAGTAGCGCACAAGTATCATCCACTAGGAATTACACTGATCTCATTTATTCCCACTACTGTAGCTTATTTAATAACACTATTAATTATGGATCCAAAACTTGTCAATCTTGATATTTTTAGCCAACCTATTGCTTTATCGGCGGCTTTGTTTCAAGGGATTTTAGGCTCAGTGCTAGCTCTTTTTTTGTATCAATATGCTCAGCGGGAAGTTGAAGCTTCTGAAGCTACTTTGTTTCATTATTTAGTGCCACTATTTAGTATTCCCTTAGCAATTATTTGGTTGCACGAAATGCCTAGTACTTTATTTATTATTGGAGGATTGATTATTATTATTGGAATTGTAATTGCAGAAAAGCGGTGGAAGGGAAAAAGCCACTAA
- the upp gene encoding uracil phosphoribosyltransferase, whose translation MSKLNYHLVNHPFITDSLAHLRNKKTKLQKFRRHSNQICQFLFAEAIRGLHFQNCQIETPLTKTTAQKLKEEVVVIPVLRSGLAMLFGAMQLLPKSRVGFVGLERDEQTAKARKYYWKLPTISQNNIVIVTDPMLATGGSAAHVLQELVKEKPKQIRLVCVVAAPEGVKLINKRFPQVEIFTAALDEKLNDKFYIVPGLGDYGDRYFGT comes from the coding sequence ATGAGCAAATTAAACTATCATCTTGTCAATCATCCTTTTATCACTGATTCTCTAGCCCATCTGCGTAATAAAAAGACCAAACTCCAAAAATTCCGCCGTCACTCTAATCAAATTTGCCAGTTTCTTTTTGCTGAAGCTATTCGCGGTTTGCACTTTCAAAATTGCCAGATTGAAACCCCACTGACTAAAACTACTGCTCAGAAACTTAAAGAAGAAGTGGTTGTTATTCCGGTTTTGCGCTCAGGCTTGGCCATGCTCTTTGGGGCTATGCAGCTTTTACCCAAATCCAGGGTTGGTTTTGTTGGTTTAGAACGGGATGAACAAACCGCTAAAGCCCGTAAATATTATTGGAAACTACCTACAATTAGCCAAAACAATATCGTGATTGTAACCGATCCGATGCTAGCCACTGGTGGTTCAGCTGCTCATGTTTTACAAGAATTAGTCAAAGAAAAACCTAAACAAATTAGGTTAGTTTGCGTGGTTGCTGCTCCCGAGGGAGTGAAACTTATTAATAAACGTTTTCCGCAAGTAGAAATTTTCACGGCTGCTCTGGATGAAAAACTCAATGATAAATTTTATATCGTGCCAGGTCTAGGCGATTATGGTGACCGTTACTTTGGAACTTAG
- the rplK gene encoding 50S ribosomal protein L11 — translation MAKKVKTIIKLNLPAGKANPAPPIGPILGQHGVAIMDFCKAYNDATNDRMGEIIPALVTIYEDRSFTFVLKKAPVSEFIKKAIKVEKGSATPGRDMLKQSLSDAQITQIAEEKMEDFNTKDIEMAKKIVAGTARSMGIKTS, via the coding sequence ATGGCAAAAAAAGTTAAGACTATTATCAAACTCAACTTACCCGCTGGTAAAGCTAATCCAGCTCCTCCTATTGGCCCAATCTTAGGTCAACACGGGGTAGCTATTATGGATTTTTGCAAAGCCTACAATGATGCTACCAATGACCGCATGGGTGAAATTATTCCTGCCTTAGTTACTATTTATGAAGATCGTAGTTTCACTTTTGTCCTTAAAAAGGCTCCGGTTTCAGAATTTATCAAAAAAGCCATTAAGGTTGAAAAGGGTTCGGCTACTCCTGGTCGAGATATGCTTAAACAAAGCTTAAGCGATGCTCAAATTACGCAAATAGCAGAAGAAAAAATGGAAGATTTTAATACAAAAGATATTGAGATGGCCAAAAAAATTGTAGCTGGTACCGCCCGCAGTATGGGTATTAAAACTAGTTAA
- a CDS encoding B12-binding domain-containing radical SAM protein: protein MSEREELTIPGLQSFLRIERENRPHLARPLNESNPEVLGINVPATFPCLHDGNSAEFLSHRSIEEPPFGFLRVITAAREQGVKAMFMDAHKLGLSLGEIIHQIAVLKPSSIALNPTSVNLQEASVISQQARAIGIPVILGGVHATLDSDRALLIPGVRAVIRGHGEKVLPQVVKALLNQEKTEIPGVSTEEYCSHDFAETMPLEDVPLIDPSIWLEKPLSRYETTVWGEKRIITQAEVYFTRSCPYGCSFCASSALNPERSFVRPSMKRLVAEIKLNLAIGADALHILDDNVVLNQTHLGEVSEALREAEISDLVWKGLSRVGTLKGFDNAGYDLLKKSGCYHLAIGFESGNKELLRRMRKGFEPSDAMTVAQELASRKIGFKGMFIIGSPLETEQQIKETIEMIFRLQEAGMTDLAVFQWKPYPGTEDTAFLCAQKPEFAHILASQIEDYQSVQAGEAGSMLAYRTTHDKYLPDNWPPISELPNNEIRQLIEEIYRKFYS, encoded by the coding sequence ATGAGTGAAAGAGAAGAACTAACAATACCAGGCCTACAATCTTTTTTAAGAATAGAAAGAGAAAATCGTCCACATCTAGCTAGACCATTAAACGAGTCAAATCCGGAAGTTCTAGGCATTAATGTACCAGCTACTTTTCCCTGTCTACATGATGGAAATTCTGCTGAATTTTTATCACATCGATCAATAGAGGAGCCCCCATTTGGCTTTCTTAGAGTAATAACAGCAGCCAGAGAACAAGGTGTAAAAGCTATGTTTATGGATGCTCATAAACTTGGACTATCTTTGGGTGAAATAATACATCAAATTGCTGTATTGAAACCATCTAGTATTGCTTTAAACCCCACTTCAGTAAATTTACAAGAAGCATCAGTTATTAGCCAACAAGCACGAGCAATAGGTATTCCAGTTATTCTAGGTGGTGTGCATGCAACCTTAGACTCTGATCGAGCTCTTCTTATTCCGGGGGTTAGGGCTGTGATAAGAGGTCATGGTGAGAAAGTTTTGCCACAGGTGGTTAAAGCTTTACTAAATCAAGAAAAAACAGAAATACCAGGAGTTTCTACTGAAGAATATTGTAGCCATGATTTTGCGGAAACTATGCCACTGGAAGATGTACCACTTATTGATCCAAGTATATGGCTTGAAAAACCTTTATCAAGATATGAAACAACTGTTTGGGGAGAAAAAAGAATAATTACTCAAGCAGAAGTGTATTTTACTCGCAGCTGTCCTTATGGATGTAGCTTTTGTGCTTCTTCTGCATTGAATCCAGAACGATCCTTTGTTAGGCCATCGATGAAAAGATTAGTAGCTGAAATAAAACTCAATTTAGCTATTGGAGCTGATGCCTTACATATTTTGGATGATAATGTAGTGCTGAACCAAACACATTTAGGAGAGGTCTCAGAAGCTTTGCGAGAAGCTGAAATATCGGATTTAGTTTGGAAGGGGCTAAGTAGAGTTGGAACTCTAAAAGGATTTGACAATGCTGGTTATGATTTATTAAAAAAAAGCGGGTGCTATCACCTAGCTATTGGGTTTGAAAGTGGTAATAAAGAATTATTAAGGAGAATGCGAAAAGGATTTGAACCATCAGATGCTATGACCGTTGCTCAAGAGTTAGCTTCTCGAAAAATTGGGTTTAAAGGAATGTTTATTATTGGATCACCTTTAGAAACCGAGCAACAAATTAAAGAGACAATTGAGATGATATTCAGATTGCAAGAAGCAGGAATGACTGATCTGGCAGTTTTTCAATGGAAGCCTTATCCAGGCACAGAAGACACTGCTTTTTTATGTGCTCAAAAACCAGAATTTGCACATATACTAGCAAGTCAAATAGAAGACTATCAGTCTGTGCAAGCAGGAGAAGCAGGAAGTATGCTGGCATATAGAACAACGCATGATAAATATTTACCAGATAATTGGCCTCCTATATCAGAACTTCCTAATAACGAAATTAGACAGCTAATTGAAGAGATTTATAGAAAATTTTATTCCTGA
- a CDS encoding SPFH/Band 7/PHB domain protein: MEFLTVVLIFIFVVSLLSLIQSLKIVKQYEKGLIVRLGRYNSTAGSGVVFLMPFLDSLIRVDMREQVINVAPQQVITKDNVGVIVDAVIYYKVVDPVKAEFEIENFDYAVTTLAQTNLRNLIGDKQLDETLTARDSINENLRMVLDEATNSWGVKVTKVELQKIDPPANITEAMSKQMKAEREKRAMVLEAQGIKEAAILKAEGSAQAKMLNANAEAKAVELVAQAAEKNFTERAQKLRQLEVSSQVLGGSSTKYVLPTSSSIVSVLNLDGKGDNIIPIERKK; encoded by the coding sequence ATGGAATTTCTTACCGTAGTTTTAATTTTTATTTTTGTAGTCAGTTTGTTATCACTAATTCAAAGTCTCAAGATTGTCAAACAATATGAAAAAGGCTTGATTGTCCGCCTTGGTCGCTATAATTCTACAGCTGGTTCAGGGGTTGTTTTTCTAATGCCGTTTTTAGATTCGCTCATTAGAGTTGATATGCGGGAACAGGTGATTAACGTGGCTCCCCAGCAGGTGATTACCAAAGACAATGTAGGAGTTATTGTTGATGCAGTAATTTACTATAAGGTAGTTGATCCGGTCAAAGCAGAGTTTGAAATTGAAAATTTTGATTATGCAGTGACAACGCTAGCTCAAACCAACTTACGTAACCTAATCGGGGATAAGCAACTAGATGAAACTCTAACGGCTCGGGATAGCATCAATGAAAATCTGCGCATGGTTTTAGACGAAGCTACTAACTCTTGGGGCGTTAAGGTTACTAAAGTTGAACTGCAAAAAATTGATCCACCAGCTAATATCACTGAAGCTATGAGTAAGCAAATGAAAGCTGAGCGGGAAAAGCGGGCTATGGTCTTGGAAGCCCAAGGTATCAAAGAAGCCGCGATTTTAAAAGCCGAGGGTTCAGCTCAAGCTAAAATGCTCAATGCTAATGCAGAAGCAAAGGCTGTTGAGTTAGTGGCTCAAGCTGCTGAGAAAAACTTCACAGAAAGAGCCCAAAAATTACGTCAGTTGGAAGTTTCTTCTCAAGTGCTAGGTGGAAGTTCGACTAAGTACGTGTTGCCAACTTCAAGTAGTATTGTTAGCGTCTTAAATCTGGATGGTAAAGGAGACAACATTATCCCCATTGAGCGGAAGAAGTAA
- a CDS encoding diacylglycerol kinase family protein translates to MHQLYFFKSFHHATRGLLIGIKNERNVRWHGLAVVLVTILSLLLQISLTDYVIFLLLFGLVISAELLNSAIEKICDILRDRYHLPYEGSRDIRDIAAGAVWINALIAAIIGIIIFTKYL, encoded by the coding sequence ATGCATCAATTATATTTTTTCAAATCTTTTCACCATGCTACTCGCGGCTTACTTATTGGCATCAAAAATGAGCGTAATGTTCGCTGGCATGGCCTAGCTGTAGTCTTAGTTACAATACTAAGCTTGCTTTTACAGATTAGCTTGACTGACTATGTAATTTTTTTGCTACTGTTTGGTCTGGTAATTTCAGCTGAACTTTTAAACTCGGCCATTGAAAAAATCTGTGATATTTTACGAGATAGATATCATTTGCCATATGAAGGTTCTCGAGATATTCGCGATATTGCTGCCGGCGCGGTTTGGATCAATGCCTTAATTGCAGCCATAATTGGAATAATTATTTTCACCAAATATCTATAA
- the nusG gene encoding transcription termination/antitermination factor NusG, translating into MNKKDTSKKIIKVKTKKPEVKPEEQVQAEELTVKPVASNHVIINETPNPKAHWYVVHTYSGHENKVATALKQKVESMDLVDYVLELLIPTQNRIKIAKGKKQTIAEKYLPGYMLVKMVLTDESWLVVRTTPGVTSFIGVGNRPTPISEEEVNAIKKFMEQEAPKYKATFTVGEAVKIVDGPFADFLGNVESIDQDKGKVKVLVSIFGRETPVELDFLQVAKI; encoded by the coding sequence ATGAACAAAAAAGATACTAGTAAAAAAATCATTAAAGTGAAGACGAAAAAACCAGAAGTAAAACCCGAAGAACAGGTTCAAGCTGAAGAGCTGACCGTCAAACCGGTAGCCAGTAATCACGTGATTATTAACGAAACTCCCAACCCTAAAGCTCATTGGTACGTCGTCCACACTTACTCTGGCCATGAAAATAAAGTCGCTACAGCTTTGAAACAAAAAGTTGAATCTATGGATCTGGTTGATTATGTTTTAGAACTTTTAATCCCCACTCAAAATCGGATTAAGATTGCCAAAGGTAAAAAGCAAACCATTGCTGAAAAATATTTACCTGGCTACATGCTCGTTAAAATGGTTTTAACTGATGAATCTTGGCTGGTAGTTCGCACTACCCCTGGAGTTACTTCCTTTATTGGCGTTGGTAATCGCCCTACCCCAATCTCAGAAGAAGAAGTTAATGCCATCAAAAAATTTATGGAGCAGGAAGCTCCCAAGTACAAAGCCACCTTTACTGTTGGCGAAGCTGTCAAAATTGTCGATGGTCCATTTGCCGACTTTTTGGGTAATGTCGAATCAATTGATCAAGATAAAGGTAAAGTTAAGGTTTTGGTTTCGATTTTTGGCCGAGAAACCCCAGTTGAACTGGATTTCTTGCAAGTTGCTAAAATCTAG
- a CDS encoding DMT family transporter produces the protein MKNYSSSLKGSVFIAISALFFASYGIWSRLMNGVFGEFNQAWIRALILLFILLPFGFLTRTFTKIKSKDLSWFVLIALAGGLNQAPYFYGFEHLPIGTATLLFYLMLTVGAYLIGKLFFNEKITILKYISLLLAIIGLFIIYQFSLNAGQIIPALASMVSGLLGACVVVFSKKLSSNYSETQILTGIFIAMFLINLSISCLLGEHFPSLQVVAWFGEIGYTIAMVIANIAVIAGFRYLEPSIGGIIGLLEVILAAIFGILFFGEVITIELIIGSLFILLAAGLADFVSLIKNKN, from the coding sequence ATGAAAAACTATTCAAGTAGTTTAAAAGGCTCAGTGTTTATAGCTATCTCAGCTCTATTTTTTGCCTCGTATGGAATTTGGTCGCGGTTAATGAATGGTGTATTTGGAGAATTTAATCAAGCTTGGATTCGAGCTTTAATTTTACTTTTTATACTATTGCCCTTTGGCTTTCTGACTCGAACTTTTACAAAAATCAAATCTAAAGATTTGAGCTGGTTTGTTTTAATTGCTCTAGCTGGAGGACTTAATCAAGCTCCATACTTTTATGGTTTTGAGCACTTGCCAATTGGTACAGCTACTTTACTTTTTTATCTTATGCTTACCGTTGGCGCTTATCTAATCGGCAAGCTATTTTTCAATGAAAAAATCACCATATTAAAATATATATCTTTATTATTAGCAATTATTGGATTGTTTATTATTTATCAATTTTCTCTTAATGCTGGACAAATTATTCCAGCTTTAGCCTCTATGGTTTCCGGATTGCTGGGTGCTTGTGTAGTAGTTTTTAGTAAAAAACTATCTTCTAATTATAGTGAAACACAGATTTTAACAGGAATATTTATTGCTATGTTTCTAATTAATTTGTCTATAAGTTGCCTTTTGGGTGAGCATTTTCCTAGTTTACAGGTTGTAGCTTGGTTTGGTGAAATTGGTTATACGATCGCTATGGTAATTGCAAATATTGCAGTGATTGCTGGATTCCGCTATCTAGAACCAAGCATTGGTGGAATTATTGGGCTTTTGGAAGTAATTTTGGCAGCAATTTTTGGCATACTATTTTTTGGAGAAGTTATAACCATTGAATTAATTATTGGAAGTCTTTTTATTTTATTAGCTGCAGGGTTAGCTGACTTTGTTTCTTTGATAAAAAACAAAAACTAA